The genomic interval ATGAAATGCATGTCGCCTAGCCGtacgacaaaaataaaaaatttgaataaatttaaaaaatttctgaacaaaaaatatcggatATCATTCATGTGTCAATTCATCAGCCCGCCAAGGACCACGTacaatatttgaaataaaagcttaaataatttgaatttgactgacaaattgtaatttttgattctttcgATACGGCTAGGCATTGTGCATGTCATGTCATGTACTTGGTACATTGATTGATTCGGGGCTTCTTTTATTCAAGAATTCAATTAACGGTTATTCTTGAGGAACGACTTTTTGGTGGCTATTGAATTGGAACAGATAATGTACTCGGCGACGATTTTTGCACCTGAGTTACGTATACAGGAACGTAAAAGCCATCGctatattatcatcgtcatcaggaaaatggaaaactcAGTGAACTTTCATTAACTTCAAAGTAATTTTGATCCTTGGGTGTCACTGGGTGttattatataggtacgcacatattgtgtatgtatatttactcGCGTTAGTAGATAATAAAGAGAGTTTTCCGCAAGGCATGATGTTATATCAGACATATGTACATCATctggataaaattgaaaaaaaaggagacccCGGCAGCTACAATTATCGTTTGATGGTCATTTCGTGAAGGTGGAAAATTATAGCGATAAAATCATTCAAGCGAAGACCCACGGGACAAAATATGCAACTGATtgtctttttattattatcatcattcctCGCCACGTTCTCTATTTAACTACATTTAATGAGATTTCTGACAAAGATCCCATTGTAGATAACTCTGTCATATGACCCGCAGATCGTCTACAACTAACGATAAATGTTACTTGCGAGGGAACCAAAATTTATGGTAATATAATACATGAAATATGCAGATAGTAATACCTTCTGCAGCATATTCACATTTGCAGCGTAATAATTCATAATTCTGGCATTCAAATATGTGTGTAATTTAgaattcaatgttttttttaggTACTTTTCGTAAAAAAGTTCTTCCAAGAATATTATTATGAATGTAAGATATACGTAAACCGTGAAAGCCCCTTCGGCAGTTATAACTGGCAGCATCcatgagaaaaattctactTGAAAAGCTTCGCTACTTTTTCCGGGCATCTACGACTCGCGTATAGTCAAACATCAGTAAACGTATAtttgtatgtgtacatactccattatatgtatgtacgcttACAGTacctccaatttttcattttatcttccCTCAAACTTGATCTAATTTGTTTTCCCCCATGTAAAAAGTGTCCGCACTTGGAGTGAATAAATCGAGACAAACTTCCGTTAGCGAAAGATCCTTCTGAACTGATCGATCGGGCGTATGGCGTAGAATATActgtaaaaaatatgaaaatgacGATGTCTTACCATTAGCCGAACACAATGAATTTCTGCCTTGGAAAACGTGTGGCGATAGATACTGGTGAGGATTAGTAGGCGTCGTCGGCGATATCGATGTCGTCGGTGACGTTGGACTGGGTGCCGATGTCGCCATCCATTGAGGTACGTCATCTCTCGTATCAGACCCCTCCGAGGTTTTCCTGGGAAACTCCTTCGTGACTCGAACTTCTATCCCCGCCGTCTGTAACcaggtgaaaatattcttctaACGATCACGCACTGCACCGCTCCGACTTCGACGTGTTCTTGGCAATCGAATGACGAACGAAATTattatctctctttttctctcgccagtggagaggagaaaaattatttttcgcacaCTTGACGGCCAAATCCTTCGAGATTATgaaattcgacgagtgattctcattatatgtataatcgaaTAActagaacgagaaaaaaactactAGAAAAAGAGATGACAACAAAAAATCCGCTTTTTTCTCCACTGGTATCCTTAAATTAGCTGCGTATAACGAAAGCCTATACAAACCTCGGCAGGATAGTTTGTTTTTGACAGAATTATATCAAATTGTATAACGAAATTGCGGTGAGGATTAACAAACATCGATTCCGATCTGCATTCCCGCCCACCgacaatatatgtatgtatctgcCGCGCACAATATTCAACACACAAACACcgatctatatatacataggggTGGGTATACAGAAGGGGGCCTGCGGAATATCATCGCCGTAACGCGGCTTGTCTACAATATTAAAATTTACGTTTGGCATCGAACAATGCGTGAGGATTTCCAATCCATTATcatttgtatacctatagcatacttatactataatatgtatacgtacaataccgCTCCGGAAGACATGAGACGACTGGCAGGTGAAACTTCAATGGTTTATCCGAGTTCGAAAGCCTATTCTTTTCAAAACCAAGAGCTTGTGCTCAGACAAACCTGTTATAATTAAGTTTGTATCCGGTTTTGGTTGCCGAAAGGTCCGTATCCTACCAACATCCTTGGACGCCGAATCTTAATTTGAAGTTGCGACGAGGAGCCTTAGATATATTCATAGAGTGTTTAGAGCGTTCGCCGTACAGGTACTAGATAAACGTAAGGTTTCTCATCTAAGACGGGTATGGATAAACACACGGGGTGAAAACGAGGGGCGaggaagggagagagaaagagagaatagAGGTAGATGGGAAAGGCTCGCGCAGTGGCTAGGCCAGCTAGGTTGCTAATTAGATCGTAAACTAATGGACGAATAGATATGCAAATAAcccttatattattatacaacgtGCGACAGGAATAGGTGGCGATGACAAGGAAGCGATAAATTTCCTAATATAAATCATGGACCTCGAGGCAAAGATATATCAAAGTCACCTTTTCGCTCTTACCTACATCATCGTAACACCTTCTCGTATCGcatttcttctcgttttcagCACTAAAGCTgcaaataataatgtaataatacgtTTTGGATAGAAAGCGCGAGAAGACCAATAACTAAATTGTTAATTACAGAATAGAATAATGGGCAAATGGTTTGCAAAGTGTAACGGAATCAAATCAATCGACGTAATTACAACGCGGTGTTACGTAACTTGCAATTAGTATCATCTCCGTAACCTTCCCCTTCTTTTTGAGATTGAGAAGGGGCATTCGTATGATATTTAGATTTAATATTGAAGGGTCGTATAATCACAAAGCACACTGCACCGGTGCGCGGTGTAGATATCAGAATTCCAATTTATCAAAGACAGAATTTCACTCCTAATGATCTCTTGGCTCTGATTGTATTATACTCGCTTCAACAGGTACACGCTTTtcgctatacatacatatataccgcgtGCGAAGCTTATCTATTGGATGCGAATATATCAGAGGGAATACAAGATTAAGCTATTTCTATCgtcgacgtatacgtatacaatgtaAATACACCCACACACATATGTGTGCCGCTTATGCTCTAAGTAACACGTCGCtctttaatttaattttttttttttttttctgctaatATTCCTCGAACGCTGAAGGTGAAATTTCTCCTCTACTAGTTATTCGGAATCTCGACATACGTAGGTAGATTCAAAGCGAAGAAAGAATTACATCGACTATCccgatttaattgaatttattaaaGCTGAGggattgtttcgaaaaatgctCCCGGTAAGTACACACGGTGCGAAATTCAGTTTTGTAGGTCCAATTTCCTGAAAGTTTTCGGGTACCGAAAATCccatggatttttttttttatcgttcggaAAAAGCAGCAGTgtacgctatacgtatacgcgcgtttCCTTTTTAGAAATGGAGTTTTAACTACATTGCAGGTGTTTCAACTACAAGCGGAAAAAGCTAAATTCATGAACGACGAAACACAAAACCTGAAGGCTTTCAAAACCAGACGAAAAATGACTGCGTCATAATGTCAAGACTAAGAGGTTCCACTGTTTGCATAGGCGCACCGTGATTCACCTCAAATCCGAAATGAAAACATGAGAGTTGAGAAAagcgaaattttcgatcctttACAAACAAACGctataatttaaaaaagtaTCGCTCCATGTAAGCAACGGTAACTgtatacatgaaataaaaatggtatCGATCCCGGCACCCGATagttatgataattttttttttctcccctgaTATAAAACCACATCAATAAAGAATATCGAGATCCATCCGCAATTAACTTCACAAGTCAAACTCATGGACCGGTAATAATCACGAATCATCAACAGTAATGAAATGATGAAGGGGTAACTTACATGTTGCATTTGACGGAAGATGCTACCGGCTAAAATATCCCATGCCCAGGCGAAGACACGAGTGCAAAGTAGCAGCGAACTCACCCTTACAACAGTTATCTTCCCTTTAACAACGTAGAAGTAGAAGAACTTTAGTCCAAAACTTAGCACTTGTTGAAGTTCTCACCGTTGTCACTATCACCAGCTTCGTTCGAGAATTCACATCACGCAATTCTCTCTCCAGTATTTTTAGTCAACTCTTACGTTCGACATTGTTTACGTTCGACATTCGTTTATGTCAACACGTCACTTCCAGACACCGGTCGCATTTACAACCTAACGAATGAGTCTTATCGTTAATATTATCGGGTGCAAGGAACATCACCAAGTACATCGACTTTTCCAAATCAATCGCCACCAAAAAGTCGTTCCTCAAGAATAATCGTGAATTTAAATTCTTCGAAGAAAGAAGGATTCAAATCGATCATTGTGCCAAGCACACGCgtataagtatgtacgtactttgCATCATGCATAAAAGTGGATCATCAACTGAATGAAAAGAACATTTTTGGATTCCAAaactttttgagaaaaaaattctcttcagTTATAGGAATCCATAGAGGAAGATATTAACTCTACCTCCaaattttgtttgaatttgaaaaaaaaaaaatttatccgaattttttcaaatttatttgaatttgttattttttcagtaCGGCTAGGCGTCATGCATTCCATGTACTTGGTACGAATGATTGATTTTGATTCTTTATTCTCCAAAGAATTTAATCTACCCTTATTCTTGAGAAACAACCATTCGGTGACGattgatttggaaaaattactaTGCTTGGCGATGTTTTTTGCAGCTGAGGCGCTTTCTTGGGATGTTCATTTACGAAACTGAGAAGGCTGTCACAAGGACACGTGTCATACAGCCCAAATTTCAGTAATGACGAGCTACTTTTATTGTCCAAGTTTAGACTTTCCAGTAGACGACATACAGCCAACCCGGCGAATGGTAGCTAAACGGGAGCACCTCTTTTCTGAGGGTCAATGAGGAATCGCTGTGCGCTGGCGATCTCTGTAAGAAATTAGACTTGTACCGTAGGAATCCTCTAGTGAGCGTACCGGCTACGCTGACGCTACCGTAAAGTTTTTCCAACTTGACAGAAATATGGCCTCCCGTCTATACCATTTACGTTTGAACGGTTTGGTCTTCAGACAGCATATCGACGAccgattttattgaaattttgctTATTGTTGAATGAAAGCTTGTCCCCGATTCATATAGCGAAGTGATTCCACATCTGctgtaatattataaatatgggAGATATTTGATGAAACGCGAACTCAACTCCCCTTTTGAGCTCTCGTCGCGGTGAAGATATTCGGTAGCGCGCCCGTTCTTTTGAATctacttggcgcgagactaCCGACTCTCTTGATCTCTCTAGCTATCCCACAGTCAACGCGTGTACACTTGttggttttttaatttggttttgaatttgtttttttttttttttctgcgcaaCGAAAAATCAGGGACGTAGTTCTATTAAATAAGAAACTGATGAGCCTTCTCCGACTTTGAGGAGTCAATTCACTAGCTGATATCGACTGGAGGGTCTTGGAAACAATAAGATTTGAACTACACGTAGCCCCAAGACTTGAAACAAATTCTTATTCTTGGACATTCAGACTCTATAGTAATTACAACAGGCAGCAATGTTGTGTCACAATGACAAATTACTGCCCACAGCAACAGTTTCTGTAGATGTAGTTCGTTAGTGTTCTAAACAATTAATGATTAAGGAGCAGAGGTAAAGTAGCAGCTGTTACGGATAAGATGTTTGTAACTAACAGTGAAACATTTTGGCAATGCCTATTCTGCGCTCCTGCAAAATTACCTGTTTAATTAAACTCCCTTAATTCGAAGTTTAATTTCAGCGAATTCGAGGAGAGAGAACAATAGGCACGTACACTACAACGGAAGTACATCTACTGTATACGAGTCGCACATAATGCCCTGCATTCGCAGATTCCGATAAATGGTGGTTCTgtcagaaatagaaaaacacgGTAAAATTTATGAAGTTAATAACGGTTGGTTGtaaaatgtatattttcaattttatagttaatctattttaaaaattcttcttcaaattCCACGTGACTAACCCGGAGACGAGCAATACATGATCGACAACCAACCCGACCGACTGACTAAGCAGCACTGAGGAGTACAGACGAGAAACGATGCTCAAAGAACGTGCGTGTACACAGCAGGGTGAATGGGGGTGAATGGGGGATCTGTATGTATGAACGAAAGCGAAAAGTTGTCAAATTCCTGAGTTTTCACGCTCGAGTATCTACTTTTCGTATGAGCGACGAATATAATCGTAcccaatgaaaattttcgccaacGCTTTGCGACACGCACGATCGAGTTTTGGTTTTCAAGTTAGTTTTGGATTCGGAGGGCTTCTGTTATCAGCGTTCGTTATAGTAATTTAACTTAGTGAGTTTCAGATTTTCACACCTTTTACCCTTTTTACACACGTAGTTCTTTTGCTACTGGTTTTCAGCCAGTTTTATGTGAACTTGAAATGAGCTAGTCATCCATCAATAATGTAGGTTTACTCTCGcttgtacatatgtaacatATTCATCATATCCCCGAACGACCTATAATGCGGAGCCTTGTAAAACTGTCAGAATTCTTCTACCCTGTTGATCGCTTAACAACAACCAATCTTCAGTCATAAGGATAACAAGGTACAGAAACATAAGGCATCCTTGTAAAACACTACGTCAGGTGCGAAGCAATCGTtgataaaaatgttaattCAACGATGTTAACCGATTTCAAAGTTGGAGGTCTTCGCGTATCTTACTACGAAAATCCTTGCCACTAGAAAATCCTTTGTGGATTAGCACTCATAGGGGAACGCAGGGCAATATGGGGTGGCAGGGCAGGATGGGGCAGATTTGtacaaattctttttcaaattatcaaaaaggacttcaaacatcattctggattagaattttgattttttttctcgtggaTTCCTCCAGTACCCCGttttgccccgccttcccttatttatattaaaatttcGACGAGGTCTGCGAAGGACGTTTAACATTGAAGAGCGTGAAGCTGGGAAGTGACGAAGCGTGAGAAAATCGAATTATGGTTGTAATTTAAAGCAAATATCATCCCCCACTTGGCCACCTCGAGTAGAGTAGAAATAAGGCCAAATGTATAAAGGCAAACGTTGACGATAAAACACAATTTTCGTCATGATTACTCTTCGAAATTCTCCTTCCTTTACAGTCCAATGATTGATTCATATAAGACGATCGACGATGGATGACAAACTTCGTTCATCATCGAAGAACATACGTTGATCCAGATTTAAGTCACACCTGCTGCTTTCGTTGTCTTTTTGATCATCATCTTGAGTTTTGGTCTTTTTGCTGTTAATTTGGCTTCATCGCATTGGACAccttttgataattttctattcttccgAGCGAAAATCGACTCACAGTCAGCACTTCGAAGTTCGCGCGTACAACTCGCGAACATGGCGTCGCGTCTGTTGCCCACTGTTTGCCAGACTCATCTGTATTCTAGACAACATTACTGACATCCAACAGCGCTTCCAGCAAGCAAGTATCGTAACGTAGCTTCTTCTGTTTTTAATAAAGTCCGCGCACGTGTTTGCGGGCAATTGTAATTTGAGGTTCTGTGCTGCTGTCGTTTAACTGGTTCAACTTCCCAAGCTATTCAAATAACTTCTCCGATTCTGTTGTATTATTACTCAGGAATAAGAGCAACGTTCCTAAGTGACATTGAAAAGTAAGCATCCCAAATATATTGATTCATAGTGCATTCGGTAGAAAATAGTCTATTATTAACAGGTTAGACATGTGTATAGCTTCGTGTAACTCTTCGATACAATGTTATTTCCCCAAAATGTTGACAAGCTGACCATGTGAATgtatattcgaatatttcaatcatTCAAAAGAGCATCATAAAtggatataaaatacaacCTATTCCTGAATATGGTCATTTTGATTTGCAGCAGACTACAGATCAAAGATGAAACGCAAAGATCAGGAGAAAACTGATGTTGAACCCAAAACTAAGAAGATCAAGAAAAGTGTCGGCTTTTCTGACAAAGTCAATtctgataaaatttcgaatgtCAAAACAAAGAAGGCATTGGTAGTTCCTGTAAAAGATGGAATCAAAGCACAGAAAGTTAAATTTCAGAAGCCTACTGCAGCTAAAAAATCTGATAAAGGAGACAAATCCAAGAAATTTAATAAGCAAGTAGGAAAGAATAAATTAAAGGGATCAGATGCTGATTCAAAAACTAGCATCACAAATGCAAGTGAAAAGCCAGATTGGCTCGAgtttaagaaacaaaaaaaattgctcaaaGAAACAAGAAGAGCTAAAAGACTGTCTGAGGCTTACGATGTAACTGTCAAAGCCAAGAAAATAGGAGAAATTTTACGTAGAGCAGATTGCTCCAAAGAAGAGCGTGAGGAGCACACTGTACAGTTGTTCAAGTTACTTGAAGGTCAATTTGGTAAGATTGTCTTCATGCATGATATGGCCAGAATTGTTCAATGGCTACTTAAGTACTGCTCAGCTGAAACTAGGGAATCAATTCTTTCGGAATTAAAAGATAGTATAGTTCTCATGCTACAGTCTAAGTATGCAAAAAACTGTATCAAAATAATGCTCGATTATGGAACAGCCAAAATTCGAGAAACTATAATCAAAGCTTGTAATGGTCACATCATCAAACTAATAAGCCATTCTGTAGCCGCACCAATTGTAGAACTTGCTTATTCAACCTGGGCAACTGATAAAGATAAGCTTTATTTCAAACAAGAATTTTATGGTGACATGTACAAACAAGCTAAAGACAATGAAATTAAAACTCTATCTGATGTTTATAAATCTTCACCAGACATGAAATCAGCAACTTTGTCTGCTGTAAAAAGTAATTTGGTTAAAATATTGAACAAGAAAGTAATTAATACTGCACTTGTGCATTCAGTGTTATTAGAATTCTTGAAAAACTGCACAAACGAAGATAGAGATGAAATGATTGTTATGTTTAGAAGTTTCATTGTTGAATTATCTCGGACAAAAGATGGTACTGAAGTAGCAATAATTTGCCTAAGACATGGGACGaataaggataaaaaaattgcaatgaAAGCACTGAAAGATCAAGTTAAAACACTAGCGACAAATGAGCATGGTCACATGGTGTTGTTAGCATTATTTGATTACGTTGACGACACAGTGCTTGTTAAAAAAATGGTTCTGTCCGAATTGCAAGAAAACGTAACAGAAATTGCATTGCATGAACATGGTAGATCAGTCATTCTGTATCTTGTTGCCCGGCGAGACcttcattattttcacccaAAACTGGTGGAACAACTTAAACAAGGAGATGAGAATgcaacgagtaaaaaatcatcagaaGTTCGGGAAAAAGAACTATTGGATGCAGTTATTACAAAGTTTTTAACCACCGTAGCTACTGAAACAGCAGCTTGGTTATCAAATAGTTCTATTTCAATGGTAACATTGGCAATCTTAAAAGTGGGAGATGGAGAGTCTCTCATAAACGCCTACGAAgctatttcaaattatataaCAGATCCAGAATCTATAATAACAGAAAACAAAGTTCATCACAAAGCAATTGAGTATTCCGGCCTTCACATGAtgctaaaaaaattgatacagCATGATAAGGTCCTTATGAAGGAAGAGAAACCTACTTTTGGTGAAACATTAATTGAAAGATTAGAGACAGCTGTAATCAAGCAGTGGGTCGAATTCAATAGGGGATGTTTTATTCTGATAACGCTACTTGAAAATAGCACTCAATCAAATTCTGATCGCTTAATAGCCAAATTGAAGCCACTGATTAAAGTcttaaaatctaaaaaaacaCCAGGAGCATTGATATTGCTAAAAAAActacaataatattttttcagtgCATATGACATTACCTGTGTAAAAATAGTCTTCGTTAATGACTGTAAAAACTATGAGaacagaaatataaaattgtatcAACACAACTTCACAATTTTTCTGCCACATGTGCGCATttatcatatgtatacagacTTTCCATCTTATCCCAACCTCCAACAAATCATATCTTTAATATCGGTTTGATTTCGCTTGCACCTGTGAAATCTTTCATTTACACAAAATCCAGTTTGAACTTGATTTATTAAACTTTCGCtgcaatataaataaatgggCTAAGTTACATAATATCACTACAAAGGTAACCATGACGGGCTAGTCACGTTAAAATGTAAGATCATCAGCCTTATGCAATACAGCTATATTGGAAATTACCTAGAATTAAATTACCTTGGTTCAATGTAGAAACGGGAAAGAGAATTGGCACAAGCGAAATTAGCAACA from Athalia rosae chromosome 1, iyAthRosa1.1, whole genome shotgun sequence carries:
- the LOC110117339 gene encoding uncharacterized protein LOC110117339, giving the protein MQHTAGIEVRVTKEFPRKTSEGSDTRDDVPQWMATSAPSPTSPTTSISPTTPTNPHQYLSPHVFQGRNSLCSANDYTLRRRRPMTLRIGPRLANLPNRSTSAPTTTTDADWPALG
- the LOC105691621 gene encoding pumilio homolog 3, which produces MKRKDQEKTDVEPKTKKIKKSVGFSDKVNSDKISNVKTKKALVVPVKDGIKAQKVKFQKPTAAKKSDKGDKSKKFNKQVGKNKLKGSDADSKTSITNASEKPDWLEFKKQKKLLKETRRAKRLSEAYDVTVKAKKIGEILRRADCSKEEREEHTVQLFKLLEGQFGKIVFMHDMARIVQWLLKYCSAETRESILSELKDSIVLMLQSKYAKNCIKIMLDYGTAKIRETIIKACNGHIIKLISHSVAAPIVELAYSTWATDKDKLYFKQEFYGDMYKQAKDNEIKTLSDVYKSSPDMKSATLSAVKSNLVKILNKKVINTALVHSVLLEFLKNCTNEDRDEMIVMFRSFIVELSRTKDGTEVAIICLRHGTNKDKKIAMKALKDQVKTLATNEHGHMVLLALFDYVDDTVLVKKMVLSELQENVTEIALHEHGRSVILYLVARRDLHYFHPKLVEQLKQGDENATSKKSSEVREKELLDAVITKFLTTVATETAAWLSNSSISMVTLAILKVGDGESLINAYEAISNYITDPESIITENKVHHKAIEYSGLHMMLKKLIQHDKVLMKEEKPTFGETLIERLETAVIKQWVEFNRGCFILITLLENSTQSNSDRLIAKLKPLIKVLKSKKTPGALILLKKLQ